From Paenibacillus graminis, a single genomic window includes:
- a CDS encoding DUF1146 family protein: MDQRFYDELSSSIGTSGLVSMIVSLFCVAISWWALQNLKLDLVIRYPKSPQGRLLHLLLAIVLGHFVAGFLLDYLGWSGQIRNMF; this comes from the coding sequence ATGGATCAAAGGTTCTATGATGAGTTGTCAAGCTCGATCGGCACCAGCGGTTTGGTTTCAATGATCGTTTCTTTATTTTGTGTTGCAATATCTTGGTGGGCACTTCAGAACCTTAAGCTCGATTTGGTCATAAGATATCCCAAGAGCCCTCAGGGAAGACTGCTGCATCTATTGCTGGCAATTGTACTGGGCCACTTCGTGGCTGGGTTCCTGCTGGATTATCTGGGCTGGAGCGGGCAGATCCGCAACATGTTTTAA
- the atpD gene encoding F0F1 ATP synthase subunit beta has product MNKGRVVSIMGPVVDIEFERGQLPEIFNAIKIVTSLANGSAIDLTLEVSNHLGDNLVRCIAMSSTDGLVRGLEALDQGGPISVPVGDATLGRVFNVLGNPIDNGAEVVADRNPIHRLAPTFDELSTQAEILETGIKVIDLLAPYAKGGKIGLFGGAGVGKTVTIQELINNIAQEHGGISVFAGVGERTREGNDLYHEMTDSGVIKKTAMVFGQMNEPPGARLRVALTGLTMAEYFRDVEGRDTLLFIDNIFRFTQAGSEVSALLGRMPSAVGYQPTLATEMGQLQERITSTKKGSVTSIQAIYVPADDYTDPAPATAFAHLDATTNLERKISEKGIFPAVDPLASSSRILAPEIVGEEHYNVAQGVKQLLQRYTELQDIIAILGMDELSEEDKVIVARARKVERFLSQPFHVAEQFTGFKGKYVPIKETVRSFKEILEGKHDDLPEAAFLFVGTIEEAVEKAKSM; this is encoded by the coding sequence ATGAACAAAGGACGCGTTGTAAGCATTATGGGTCCGGTTGTCGATATTGAATTTGAACGCGGCCAGTTGCCCGAGATTTTCAACGCTATCAAGATTGTAACCAGCCTGGCAAACGGCAGCGCCATTGATTTGACCCTGGAGGTTTCCAATCACCTGGGTGATAATCTGGTGCGTTGTATCGCCATGTCTTCCACAGACGGTCTGGTTCGCGGCTTGGAAGCACTTGACCAGGGAGGACCAATTTCGGTTCCGGTGGGGGATGCAACTCTTGGACGTGTGTTCAACGTGCTGGGCAATCCGATTGATAACGGTGCTGAAGTTGTTGCGGACAGAAACCCGATTCACCGCCTGGCTCCGACATTTGATGAATTGTCGACACAAGCGGAGATTCTGGAAACCGGGATCAAGGTTATCGACCTTCTCGCCCCATACGCCAAAGGCGGTAAAATCGGTCTTTTCGGCGGCGCCGGTGTAGGTAAAACCGTAACGATTCAGGAACTGATCAACAATATCGCACAGGAACATGGCGGGATCTCCGTATTCGCAGGTGTTGGCGAACGGACCCGTGAAGGTAATGACCTCTATCACGAAATGACCGATTCCGGCGTTATCAAGAAAACGGCAATGGTATTTGGACAAATGAATGAGCCGCCGGGCGCACGCCTTCGTGTAGCCTTGACCGGACTGACCATGGCGGAGTATTTCCGCGATGTGGAAGGCCGCGACACGCTGCTCTTTATCGATAACATATTCCGCTTTACCCAAGCGGGTTCCGAAGTCTCCGCACTCCTTGGCCGCATGCCTTCTGCCGTAGGTTACCAGCCTACACTGGCAACGGAAATGGGCCAGCTGCAAGAGCGGATCACTTCCACCAAAAAAGGTTCAGTTACCTCAATCCAGGCTATTTACGTGCCGGCGGATGACTACACTGACCCTGCTCCGGCAACGGCATTTGCCCACTTGGATGCAACTACCAACCTGGAGCGTAAAATCTCCGAAAAAGGTATCTTCCCTGCCGTTGACCCGCTGGCTTCCAGCTCGCGTATCCTCGCTCCGGAAATTGTCGGCGAAGAGCACTACAACGTGGCACAGGGCGTTAAGCAGCTGCTGCAGCGTTATACTGAGCTTCAAGACATTATTGCCATCCTGGGTATGGATGAGCTGAGTGAAGAAGATAAGGTCATTGTAGCCCGTGCCCGTAAGGTTGAGCGCTTCCTGTCGCAGCCTTTCCACGTCGCCGAGCAATTCACTGGCTTCAAAGGCAAATACGTGCCAATCAAAGAAACCGTGCGCAGCTTCAAAGAGATTCTGGAAGGCAAGCATGATGATCTTCCCGAAGCAGCGTTCCTGTTTGTCGGAACGATCGAAGAAGCGGTTGAAAAAGCGAAATCGATGTAA
- the atpA gene encoding F0F1 ATP synthase subunit alpha has protein sequence MSIRPEEISSLIKSQIEQYKADIEVAEIGTVIQVGDGIARVYGLENAMAGELLEFSNGVVGMALNLEESNVGVVILGEYTEIREGDQVKRTGQIMQVPVGEAMLGRVVNALGQPLDGKGPIATTEFRPVENNAPGVIDRKSVHEPMQTGLKAIDAMVPIGRGQRELIIGDRQTGKTAIAIDAIINQKGNGMKCIYVAIGQKQSTVAQVVETLRRHGALEYTIVVTASASEPSPLLYIAPYAGCAMGEYFMYKGEHVLVIYDDLSKQASAYRELSLLLRRPPGREAFPGDVFYLHSRLLERAAKLSDELGGGSLTALPFIETQASDVSAYIPTNVISITDGQIFLESDLFYSGQRPAINVGISVSRVGGSAQIKAMKKVAGSLRLDLAQYRELQAFSQFGSDLDKSTQARLNRGARMMEILKQGVNQPLSVEHQVISLYTAVKGHLDDIPVKDVKRFEKEFLAYMDSNAAAIAKSITDTKDLTADNETALKEAIEKFKRGFATS, from the coding sequence CGCGATGGCAGGGGAACTGCTGGAGTTCTCCAACGGAGTAGTGGGCATGGCACTCAACCTGGAAGAAAGCAACGTCGGTGTTGTTATCCTGGGTGAGTACACGGAGATTCGTGAAGGCGATCAAGTAAAACGTACAGGACAAATTATGCAGGTTCCCGTGGGTGAAGCAATGCTCGGCCGCGTAGTGAACGCGCTGGGTCAGCCTCTGGACGGCAAAGGCCCGATTGCAACAACTGAATTCCGTCCGGTGGAAAATAATGCACCTGGCGTTATCGACCGTAAATCGGTGCATGAACCGATGCAGACAGGTCTTAAGGCCATTGACGCGATGGTACCAATCGGCCGCGGACAACGCGAGCTGATCATCGGTGACCGTCAAACGGGTAAAACAGCCATCGCGATTGATGCGATTATTAACCAAAAAGGCAATGGCATGAAGTGTATCTATGTTGCCATCGGCCAAAAACAATCCACCGTAGCGCAGGTTGTTGAAACCCTTCGCCGCCACGGCGCGCTGGAATATACAATCGTAGTAACCGCATCGGCTTCCGAGCCGTCCCCGTTATTGTATATCGCCCCATACGCAGGCTGTGCAATGGGCGAATACTTCATGTACAAAGGCGAACATGTCCTTGTCATCTATGATGACCTTTCGAAGCAAGCGTCCGCTTACCGCGAATTGTCACTGCTGCTCCGCCGTCCACCGGGCCGTGAAGCATTCCCTGGTGACGTATTCTATCTGCACTCCCGTCTGCTGGAACGTGCGGCTAAGCTTAGCGATGAGCTTGGTGGTGGTTCATTAACCGCGCTGCCATTTATCGAAACACAGGCTTCTGACGTATCGGCTTACATTCCGACGAACGTAATTTCGATTACAGACGGTCAAATCTTCCTGGAATCCGATCTGTTCTACTCCGGCCAACGTCCGGCGATCAACGTAGGGATTTCTGTATCCCGTGTCGGTGGTTCGGCTCAGATCAAAGCGATGAAGAAGGTTGCCGGCTCACTTCGCCTGGATTTGGCCCAATACCGCGAACTTCAGGCGTTCTCCCAGTTTGGTTCCGATCTGGATAAATCTACACAAGCCCGTCTGAACCGTGGTGCGCGTATGATGGAAATTCTGAAACAGGGCGTGAACCAGCCGTTATCGGTTGAGCATCAGGTAATCAGCTTGTATACCGCTGTCAAAGGCCACTTGGACGATATTCCTGTCAAAGACGTAAAACGGTTTGAAAAGGAATTCCTGGCTTATATGGACAGCAATGCTGCTGCAATTGCCAAGTCTATCACCGATACCAAGGATTTGACGGCTGATAACGAAACTGCTCTTAAAGAAGCTATCGAGAAGTTCAAAAGAGGTTTCGCGACCAGCTAA
- the murA gene encoding UDP-N-acetylglucosamine 1-carboxyvinyltransferase yields the protein MSKFIVRGGNRLTGSVKVSGAKNSVLPIIAASLLAEEGVSVIVDAPPLDDVMTISKVLESLGAGVTYQNDVIEVDARSITSYEAPYEWVRKMRASFLVMGPLLSRLGHTRISLPGGCAIGTRPIDQHLKGFEALGAEISLGQGYIEAKTNGRLRGAKVYLDVASVGATENIMMAAALAEGVTVIENAAKEPEIVDLANYLNGMGGVVRGAGTGVIRIEGVERLHGVKHHVIPDRIEAGTYMAAAAITGGDVYVEGAIADHLGPVIAKMEEMGVTIIPDENGVRVISDKPLKAVDLKTLPYPGFPTDMQSQMMALLLRSEGTSVVTETVFENRFMHVDEFHNMNAEIKIEGRSAIVTGNAELVGAKVCATDLRAGAALILAGLVAEGTTEVSGTHHIDRGYVNLAEKLSGLGADIWRISMEESDATASAVKEEVLKPETARSESFKSEEVKPRFQIQPTWV from the coding sequence ATGAGCAAATTTATCGTCCGCGGTGGCAACAGATTGACCGGGAGCGTGAAAGTTAGCGGCGCAAAAAATTCCGTACTACCGATCATAGCCGCCTCTCTATTGGCAGAAGAAGGAGTCAGCGTCATTGTGGACGCACCTCCGCTAGACGATGTAATGACCATCAGCAAAGTGCTGGAATCTCTGGGTGCGGGTGTTACATACCAGAACGATGTGATCGAGGTAGATGCCAGAAGCATTACTTCCTATGAGGCACCATACGAATGGGTGCGTAAAATGCGGGCTTCTTTTTTGGTGATGGGCCCTCTTTTGTCCCGACTGGGTCATACGCGTATTTCTTTACCTGGCGGCTGCGCCATCGGAACAAGACCGATTGACCAGCATCTGAAAGGTTTTGAAGCGCTTGGCGCGGAAATTAGTCTGGGTCAGGGATACATTGAAGCGAAAACAAACGGACGGCTGCGCGGAGCCAAGGTTTATCTGGATGTGGCCAGCGTAGGAGCGACCGAAAACATAATGATGGCGGCAGCACTCGCCGAAGGCGTAACTGTAATTGAGAATGCGGCAAAGGAACCGGAAATTGTCGACTTGGCTAATTACCTGAACGGTATGGGCGGGGTCGTGCGCGGCGCAGGGACCGGAGTGATACGCATTGAAGGCGTGGAACGCCTGCATGGCGTGAAGCACCATGTAATTCCTGACCGGATTGAGGCAGGCACCTATATGGCCGCTGCGGCAATAACAGGCGGTGATGTCTATGTGGAAGGCGCGATCGCAGACCATCTCGGCCCGGTTATCGCCAAGATGGAAGAGATGGGTGTTACGATTATTCCGGATGAGAATGGGGTCCGCGTAATCAGCGACAAACCGCTCAAGGCTGTGGATTTGAAGACACTGCCTTATCCGGGCTTCCCTACCGATATGCAATCCCAGATGATGGCATTATTGCTTCGTTCTGAAGGTACCAGCGTGGTAACAGAGACGGTATTTGAGAACCGCTTCATGCATGTGGATGAATTCCACAATATGAACGCGGAGATCAAAATTGAAGGCCGTTCCGCTATCGTAACCGGCAATGCTGAACTGGTTGGCGCCAAAGTGTGCGCTACTGATTTGCGTGCAGGTGCTGCGCTGATTTTGGCAGGCCTTGTTGCCGAAGGCACAACAGAAGTCAGCGGGACTCATCACATTGACCGCGGTTACGTAAATTTGGCTGAGAAGCTGTCGGGACTTGGTGCGGACATATGGCGGATTTCCATGGAAGAATCGGATGCAACTGCTTCGGCAGTGAAGGAAGAGGTTCTCAAACCAGAGACAGCCCGAAGCGAATCTTTCAAAAGCGAAGAGGTTAAGCCCCGCTTTCAGATTCAGCCAACCTGGGTATAA
- the atpG gene encoding ATP synthase F1 subunit gamma: MARSMRDIKRQIKSVQNTRQITKAMEMVAASKLRKAQEKAEAARPYSEKLKEVVASIAAGSQGATHPMLVSRPVKKTAYLIVTSDRGLAGGYNANILRKVTMLLAERHKSKDEYALFVIGRKGRDFLRRREYPIVEEITELSDTPKFADIKSIAYSAVQQFETGVYDELYLCYNRFVNAISQVPTVDRLLPMEPVEHQEKKAEGLHAAYEYEPSAEGVLEVLLPKYAETLIYSAILDGKASELGAKMTAMGSATKNASKMIGNLTLTYNRARQAAITQEITEIVAGANAQS, from the coding sequence ATGGCAAGAAGCATGCGTGATATTAAACGTCAAATCAAGAGCGTTCAGAACACCAGACAGATCACTAAAGCCATGGAGATGGTCGCCGCCTCCAAGCTGCGCAAAGCCCAGGAGAAGGCAGAAGCGGCCCGTCCGTATTCAGAGAAGCTGAAAGAGGTCGTAGCCAGTATCGCTGCCGGTTCTCAGGGTGCAACGCATCCGATGCTGGTCAGCCGTCCCGTGAAGAAAACCGCGTATTTGATTGTAACCTCCGACAGAGGGCTCGCAGGCGGATACAACGCTAATATTCTGCGGAAAGTGACAATGCTGCTCGCAGAGCGCCATAAGTCCAAGGACGAATATGCGTTGTTCGTTATTGGCCGTAAAGGCCGTGACTTTCTGCGCCGCCGTGAATATCCGATTGTGGAGGAAATTACTGAGCTCTCCGATACACCGAAGTTTGCCGACATCAAGTCGATTGCCTACTCGGCGGTACAGCAGTTCGAAACAGGCGTCTACGACGAACTGTATCTCTGCTATAACCGTTTCGTGAATGCAATCAGCCAGGTGCCTACGGTAGACCGATTGCTGCCTATGGAACCTGTGGAGCATCAGGAGAAAAAGGCAGAAGGCTTGCATGCAGCGTATGAATATGAGCCTTCAGCAGAAGGTGTACTTGAAGTACTGCTTCCTAAGTATGCAGAAACACTGATTTACAGCGCTATTCTGGATGGCAAGGCCAGCGAGCTGGGTGCGAAAATGACAGCAATGGGCAGCGCAACGAAGAACGCGTCCAAAATGATCGGGAACCTTACCCTTACGTATAACCGTGCCCGTCAGGCGGCCATTACGCAGGAAATTACCGAGATCGTGGCCGGAGCGAACGCGCAATCTTAG
- a CDS encoding F0F1 ATP synthase subunit epsilon has protein sequence MNTFLLEIVTPEHLVFSKQVNSLTVKGADGDLGILPGHIPLVTPLQVAPMFIKTDGATVTIAVHGGFVEVHKDKVTVLAESAELPTEIDVERAEAAKERAQRRLQTRSKQDEIDHRRAELALQRAVTRIKVSTGKGQQ, from the coding sequence GTGAATACCTTTCTGTTGGAAATTGTCACGCCGGAGCATCTCGTTTTCTCCAAGCAGGTTAACAGCCTGACGGTAAAGGGAGCCGATGGCGATCTGGGTATTTTGCCGGGACACATTCCGCTTGTGACTCCACTTCAGGTTGCTCCGATGTTCATAAAAACGGATGGTGCTACAGTCACTATCGCTGTTCATGGCGGGTTCGTGGAAGTGCATAAAGACAAGGTGACAGTTCTGGCCGAAAGTGCCGAGCTGCCTACGGAAATCGATGTTGAACGTGCCGAAGCGGCGAAGGAACGGGCTCAGCGCCGCCTTCAGACCCGCAGCAAACAGGACGAAATTGACCACCGCCGTGCGGAGCTGGCGCTTCAGCGCGCCGTTACACGGATCAAAGTGTCCACCGGAAAAGGACAACAATAA
- the spoIID gene encoding stage II sporulation protein D, producing MKDYRYLLQRRMKQPRRFAPVRRAKSRTRRLVPAAWLAAPLLAGLLLPLAVVPLRGGQPAPPAVPQATASPAPPAPAAKEAPQPRVSVYLSHSGQIETLPLEDYVSGVVAAEMPPSFELEALKAQAVAARTFIVRRLQAGDHSGVPVPGADVTDTVSHQAYVSRTTLERKWTRGGKSAELAKVRRAVLETRGVVMTYQGQPITASFFASSGGYTENSEDYWNAAVPYLRSVASPWDQEITPNLAVTYTFSNAELIQKLGISDAALPASRDLAASALAKPISSSFASGLPAEVLSLTAGHRVQKISIGGTVYTGREVREKLGLRSSQFTWKRKGNKVLITTYGNGHGVGMSQWGANGMAKQGSTATQILKHYYSGISFNQVSTLLKK from the coding sequence ATGAAAGATTACCGCTACCTGCTGCAGCGCAGAATGAAACAGCCGCGCCGCTTCGCGCCCGTGCGGCGCGCGAAGTCCCGGACCAGGCGGCTCGTCCCCGCCGCCTGGCTCGCAGCGCCCCTGCTGGCGGGGCTGCTGCTGCCGCTGGCGGTTGTCCCGCTGCGCGGGGGACAACCGGCGCCGCCGGCCGTGCCTCAGGCTACGGCCTCCCCGGCGCCGCCGGCACCGGCTGCGAAGGAAGCTCCGCAGCCGAGGGTTTCCGTCTATTTGTCGCATAGCGGACAAATTGAGACCTTGCCGCTGGAGGACTACGTCAGCGGCGTGGTTGCGGCCGAGATGCCGCCGAGCTTTGAGCTGGAAGCGCTCAAAGCTCAAGCCGTCGCGGCGCGCACCTTCATTGTGCGCCGCCTGCAGGCCGGCGACCACAGCGGCGTACCCGTTCCGGGTGCGGATGTGACGGATACGGTAAGCCATCAGGCTTACGTCTCCCGGACCACGCTGGAACGGAAGTGGACGCGCGGCGGCAAGAGCGCCGAGCTGGCCAAGGTCCGCCGCGCGGTTCTGGAAACGCGCGGGGTGGTTATGACTTACCAGGGACAGCCAATCACGGCATCCTTCTTTGCCTCCAGCGGAGGCTATACCGAAAATTCGGAGGATTACTGGAATGCGGCTGTACCTTACCTGCGAAGTGTGGCAAGTCCATGGGATCAGGAAATTACGCCGAATCTGGCGGTGACCTATACGTTCTCGAATGCTGAACTGATACAGAAGCTGGGGATTTCGGACGCGGCACTTCCGGCTTCCAGAGATCTTGCAGCTTCTGCACTAGCGAAGCCCATTTCCTCTTCCTTCGCCTCTGGGCTGCCTGCAGAGGTACTGTCCCTGACAGCCGGACACCGGGTGCAAAAAATATCCATCGGCGGTACGGTGTACACCGGAAGGGAGGTGCGGGAGAAGCTGGGGCTGCGTTCCAGCCAGTTCACCTGGAAGCGGAAGGGGAACAAGGTTCTGATTACAACCTATGGAAACGGCCACGGGGTCGGCATGAGCCAGTGGGGGGCCAACGGCATGGCCAAGCAGGGGAGTACCGCTACACAAATTCTCAAACACTATTACAGCGGCATCTCTTTTAACCAAGTCTCAACTCTTCTGAAAAAATAA